In Pelmatolapia mariae isolate MD_Pm_ZW linkage group LG2, Pm_UMD_F_2, whole genome shotgun sequence, one DNA window encodes the following:
- the fhdc2 gene encoding FH2 domain-containing protein 1, whose product MHINLSVAIKESRAFHGTQPALPAAAEVTTMEPRAALVAPPPPPLAPPPPPPPPPPPPPPPTASTSSSSSPLSRADSARRSRLRKLNWERIPKEKVEGRKSVWSGAAPDEDEFPIDLHSLDELFGQKDSKPRDRTSTLRRRSSLLRCRSPQDSSEEISLLDSKRSMNIGIFLRQFKMPAKEIVEDIRQGTGGRYGAEKLTELCKLLPDNEEESRLKKFSGDRSWLGEPDLFMLLLVEVPSFRLRLDAMILQQEFDPAVTSLCVAARCLREAARELLSCPELHSILRLVLKAGNYMNAGGYSGNAAGFRISSLLKLADTKANKPGMNLLHFVAMEAVKKDQSLLSFPSQLGHVGSASRFCEESVLDDLAKLKSRVATLKANIQTEAEIQKQTQPFLEVAEERLKEAEDEVEGMRMSSQALVEFFCEDDSTFKLEEACRVFHLFCHRFQRAVQENAERELKEQKRLERQREMAEKRRSLAVCTGLDLSLSLAREPPSQESQDELEKLLERNLSYTWSRRSLRSSDSRRYLQHSHNDSHLHNSPVFKSFPELGSSPTSTSYHSNSSSDHETSAVLCSSPETDGMCSPIDQGPILGRGSTAQHSQETKLNTEAATFSHSQHESGFVVKQHGPESISYLRQNQSKLTEKEVDFSHENMALVNRSYTDSASTHSTPTQCVKSRTSTYRQNFGLPVMPSNHPIHSKSNSSCVNEELQPSVHTSGIQSCSDNSTGLNRYSRSETKLQSSVSAPVEEQSQPQMRDAPSIEPSAATCLPDGVLTNRTDTDVVSTPAEETWMPSSLPEFSQSQPEEDPELPSTERETGRSYSRVGETLECHTLVKGLRSYDTLSPPGSPLPRPTPSLCSKWRKEREVDLREGSTPASPTSKEEARTMKVPVRSGIGAKRGLVSRTGPSSSTGIPRVRSRTDSSCGNPPPTNSSTPTRLATPRSVSMRSSPISRAAEVKRSNSTRERTVSEAQAPGKPTLARRTSDRSVPEKGSGSTQPTFIRGTPLRVSKRLAPNSESQVPCQPSTAHSPSSATAKTIRTAVISAARNKTAKTTSTSPTPASSKIPTASRIPGPKMPRGSATSTAPAAQPLWR is encoded by the exons ATGCACATCAACCTGAGTGTGGCCATCAAGGAATCTCGTGCCTTTCATGGAACACAGCCTGCCCTTCCTGCCGCTGCGGAAGTGACGACCATGGAGCCGCGTGCGGCGCTGGTCGCTCCTCCACCGCCTCCTCTagcacctccacctccaccaccaccgcCGCCTCCTCCCCCACCTCCCCCCACGGCttccacctcttcctcctcctcacctttAAGCCGGGCGGATAGCGCTCGTCGGAGCCGGCTGAGGAAGCTGAACTGGGAGCGAATCCCCAAAGAGAAGGTGGAGGGGAGAAAGAGCGTGTGGAGTGGGGCGGCCCCAGATGAAGATGAGTTCCCCATAGACCTCCATTCTCTGGATGAGCTGTTTGGTCAGAAGGACAGTAAGCCTCGGGACCGAACCAGCACCCTGAGACGGCGCTCTTCACTGCTGCGCTGCAGATCCCCTCAGGATAGCTCAGAGGAG atCTCCTTATTGGACTCCAAACGCAGTATGAACATTGGAATATTTCTACGTCAGTTCAAAAT GCCAGCTAAGGAGATAGTCGAGGATATCAGGCAGGGCACCGGAGGCCGTTATGGAGCGGAGAAGCTCACAGAGCTCTGTAAATTGCTGCCTGACAATGAGGAG GAGTCTCGCCTTAAGAAGTTCAGTGGGGACCGGAGCTGGCTTGGAGAGCCTGATCTTTTCATGCTGCTTTTGGTGGAAGTCCCCAG TTTTCGCCTTCGTCTGGATGCCATGATCCTGCAGCAAGAGTTTGACCCTGCTGTGACCTCTCTGTGTGTGGCAGCCAGATGTCTGAGGGAAGCAGCCCGAG AACTGCTGAGCTGCCCAGAATTACACTCCATCCTTCGTCTGGTCCTCAAAGCGGGGAACTATATGAACGCA GGTGGATATTCAGGAAATGCTGCTGGTTTTCGAATTTCATCGCTGCTGAAGCTGGCTGACACCAAAGCCAACAAGCCAGGCATGAATTTGCTGCATTTTGTTGCTATG GAAGCTGTGAAAAAAGACCAGAGTTTACTGTCATTTCCCAGCCAACTAGGTCATGTTGGCTCCGCCTCCAG GTTTTGTGAAGAGTCTGTGCTTGATGACTTGGCCAAGTTAAAAAGCAGAGTTGCGACCCTCAAGGCAAATATACAGACTGAGGCAGAGATTCAGAAGCAGACACAGCCTTTCCTGGAG GTGGCTGAAGAACGTCTGAAGGAGGCAGAGGACGAGGTGGAGGGTATGAGGATGTCGAGTCAGGCTCTGGTGGAGTTTTTCTGTGAAGATGACAGCACTTTTAAATTGGAGGAGGCTTGCAGGgtctttcatttgttttgccACCGCTTCCAAAGAGCAGTCCAG GAAAATGCAGAACGTGAATTGAAAGAACAGAAACGTCTGGAACGCCAACGTGAGATGGCAGAAAAGCGGCGCTCTCTGGCCGTTTGCACTGGGTTAGACCTGAGCCTGAGCCTCGCCAGAGAGCCTCCCAGTCAGGAGAGCCAGGATGAGCTGGAAAAACTCCTAGAGAGGAATCTAAGCTACACTTGGAGCCGTCGTAGTCTTAGAAGCTCTGATTCCCGCAGATACCTCCAACACTCTCACAACGATAGCCATCTCCACAACTCACCAGTGTTCAAGAGCTTCCCTGAGCTGGGCAGCAGCCCAACATCAACCAGTTATCACTCAAACAGCTCCTCTGACCACGAGACCTCTGCTGTTCTCTGCAGCTCTCCAGAGACTGATGGCATGTGTTCCCCCATTGACCAAGGACCCATCCTGGGCCGAGGGAGCACGGCTCAGCACAGCCaagaaacaaaattaaacactgaagcagcaacATTTAGTCATTCTCAGCATGAAAGTGGCTTTGTTGTGAAACAACATGGACCTGAGAGTATTTCTTATCTGAGGCAAAACCAATCCAAGTTAACTGAAAAAGAAGTGGATTtttcacatgaaaacatggcTTTAGTTAACCGTTCCTATACAGACTCTGCTTCTACTCATAGCACACCAACCCAGTGTGTTAAAAGCAGAACTTCCACTTACAGGCAGAATTTTGGCCTGCCGGTAATGCCCAGTAATCATCCTATTCACTCAAAATCCAACAGCTCTTGTGTCAATGAGGAATTACAACCATCTGTTCATACAAGTGGAATACAGTCTTGTAGTGACAACAGTACTGGGCTCAATAGGTACTCCAGATCTGAGACCAAACTGCAGTCATCTGTCAGCGCTCCAGTGGAGGAGCAGTCGCAGCCACAGATGAGAGACGCACCCTCTATTGAACCAAGTGCTGCGACGTGTTTGCCTGATGGAGTTTTAACAAACCGGACAGACACAGATGTGGTGTCCACACCTGCGGAGGAGACTTGGATGCCCTCCAGTTTACCGGAGTTCAGCCAGTCACAGCCAGAGGAGGATCCTGAGTTGCCAAGTACCGAGAGGGAGACGGGGAGGTCATATTCTCGTGTCGGTGAAACGCTGGAGTGCCACACTCTGGTGAAAGGCCTTAGATCCTATGACACCTTGTCACCCCCAGGCTCCCCACTCCCACGACCAACACCAAGCCTCTGCTCCAAGTGGAGGAAAGAAAGGGAGGTTGACCTTCGAGAGGGGTCGACCCCAGCGTCTCCGACATCAAAGGAAGAGGCTCGAACCATGAAGGTCCCTGTACGCAGTGGGATAGGAGCCAAGAGGGGACTTGTGTCACGCACAGGCCCTTCCAGTAGCACGGGCATTCCCAGGGTACGCTCTAGAACCGATTCTTCATGTGGAAACCCACCCCCTACAAACTCATCAACTCCTACCCGCCTGGCTACTCCTCGTAGTGTGTCAATGCGTTCATCTCCTATTTCTCGAGCGGCTGAGGTGAAGCGAAGTAACAGCACACGGGAGAGAACTGTAAGTGAGGCGCAGGCTCCGGGGAAGCCCACCCTGGCCCGCAGGACTTCAGACAGATCTGTGCCAGAGAAGGGCTCTGGCAGCACCCAGCCAACTTTCATCAGAGGCACTCCTCTCCGCGTTTCCAAACGCCTCGCCCCAAACTCAGAGTCTCAGGTTCCCTGTCAGCCTAGCACTGCCCACAGCCCATCCTCGGCCACAGCTAAGACCATACGTACGGCTGTCATATCGGCAGCCCGAAATAAAACTGCCAAGACGACAAGCACAAGCCCCACTCCTGCTAGCTCTAAAATCCCAACAGCTTCAAGGATACCTGGGCCCAAAATGCCTCGGGGGTCTGCCACCTCCACCGCTCCTGCTGCTCAGCCCCTGTGGAGGTGA
- the LOC134638193 gene encoding serine/threonine-protein kinase pim-2-like — protein MEMLQTSRGISWQNKGHTEPWFFRIEDRKPDGQFKSSTRKDCAEDKSAFTKKTGKHKSSHNETEEPLNEKSKTSSSKEESSRSIYKTDVPLPSTYNSHRLEDFESKYEELDLLGGGGYGTVYFGRRKEDNVRVVIKRVFQNRVDRLPMLLNDKMTKVPVEVALLMKVGAGPQNTSSNVTPVLLEWFDSVNELIMVFERQKKNIDLDVYLQCRNRFLHESEVKNIMRRLVDAAIEMHSRGVFHRDIKANNIVIEVSADLSKCRQVKYIDFGCGATFTPEAVTRRRSETTLDLYESNANTADCITVLQLGTVMDKLLHYILPDTSTKSKSRTRSDISDDCKDFLSGSLNQIHKDRLTLEELKNHPWLN, from the exons ATGGAAATGCTGCAGACGTCCCGGGGAATCTCCTGGCAGAATA AAGGCCACACTGAGCCCTGGTTCTTCAGAATAGAGGACAGGAAGCCAGATGGACAATTCAAAAGCAGCACGAGGAAAGACTGCGCTGAGGACAAGT ctgctttcacaaAGAAGACTGGCAAACATAAATCTAGCCACAATGAAACTGAGGAGCCACTCaatgaaaagagcaaaacatCTAGCTCAAAGGAGGAGTCCAGCCGCTCCATTTACAAGACTGATGTCCCCTTACCCAGCACATACAACAGTCATAGGCTAG aggactttgaatcAAAATATGAAGAGCTGGATCTGCTGGGTGGAGGAGGTTACGGGACTGTCTACTTTGGAAGACGCAAAGAAGACAATGTCCGA GTTGTTATAAAACGTGTTTTTCAGAATCGTGTCGACCGCCTACCAATG CTTCTTAATGATAAAATGACCAAAGTTCCCGTGGAAGTGGCATTGCTGATGAAAGTTGGGGCAGGACCACAGAATACAAGCAGCAATGTTACCCCAGTACTACTGGAGTGGTTCGACTCAGTAAACGAACTTATTATGGTCTttgaaaggcagaaaaaaaacatagattTGGATGTGTATCTGCAATGCAGAAACAGGTTTCTGCATGAGAGTGAGGTTAAG aaTATAATGAGAAGGCTGGTAGATGCAGCTATTGAGATGCATTCCAGGGGTGTATTTCATCGGGATATTAAGGCAAACAACATTGTGATTGAAGTATCAGCTGATCTTTCAAAGTGCCGACAAGTGAAATACATTGATTTTGGATGTGGAGCCACTTTTACTCCAGAAGCAGTCACTCGAAGAAGAAGTG AGACAACTCTGGACTTGTATGAATCCAATGCGAATACAGCAGACTGcatcacagttttgcagctagGCACTGTGATGGATAAGCTGTTGCACTACATCCTCCCAGACACCTCCACCAAATCGAAATCTAGGACACGTAGCGACATTTCAGACG ACTGCAAGGATTTTCTGTCAGGTTCTCTGAACCAGATCCATAAAGACCGCCTAACCCTGGAGGAACTTAAAAATCATCCTTGGCTCAACTGA
- the rhogd gene encoding ras homolog gene family, member Gd — translation MQTIKCVVVGDGAVGKTCLLISYTTNAFPEEYIPTVFDNYSAQMSVDGRTVSLNLWDTAGQEEYDRLRTLSYPQTNVFIICFSIGSPSSHANVRHKWHPEVSHHCPNVPILLVGTKKDLRSDAETVKKLKEQGLVPTTQQQGNALAKQIGAVKYMECSALLQDGVKEVFSEAVRAVLYPVTKKKKEKCVLL, via the coding sequence ATGCAGACCATAAAGTGTGTGGTGGTGGGTGACGGGGCAGTGGGTAAAACCTGCCTGCTCATCTCTTATACAACCAATGCCTTTCCTGAAGAGTATATTCCCACAGTGTTTGACAACTACAGCGCTCAGATGAGTGTGGATGGCCGCACTGTCAGCCTCAACCTGTGGGACACGGCAGGCCAAGAGGAGTATGACCGCTTGCGCACTCTGTCCTATCCCCAAACCAATGTGTTCATTATATGCTTTTCCATCGGCAGCCCCTCCTCACACGCCAATGTCAGGCACAAGTGGCACCCTGAGGTGTCTCACCACTGCCCAAATGTGCCCATCCTGCTGGTAGGCACCAAGAAGGACCTAAGAAGTGACGCAGAAACggtgaagaagttaaaggagCAGGGCCTGGTCCCTACAACCCAGCAGCAGGGCAATGCCCTGGCCAAGCAGATTGGGGCTGTTAAATACATGGAGTGTTCTGCACTGCTGCAGGATGGGGTCAAGGAGGTGTTTTCTGAAGCTGTGAGGGCAGTGTTGTATCCAGtcacgaaaaagaaaaaagaaaagtgtgtgCTTTTGTAA